A window of Paenibacillus phoenicis genomic DNA:
CTCCCTTGCCTAGCTCGGAATGGCTTAACCCCTTCAGGTCTGCATCCGCACTAAAGTCCAGATTAGCGCTGACAAACGGGAACTTCGCCTGCTTAATGAACTCGGCTAAGGTACCTGGTCCTTTGTCAAACTCGTGATTCCCAAACGTCATGGCATCATACTTCAGCTCGTTCATAAAGAACAGATCGGCCAATCCGTTGAATTGATTGAAATATAACGTTCCCGAAAATACATCCCCCGCATCCAGCAACAACGTGTGATCATTTCTTGCTGTGTGAATGGCCGTCACCCTGCGAGCGATGTTATCCAGGTGCGCGTGCGTGTCATTGGTATGTAGGACGCGCAGCTCGAAGTCCTTGGCCCCTGTGCTTCCGGATTCGGCCGCATTTACGGGCAGCCCGACTGCTCCAGAAGCAAGCCCGACAACGAGGGTACTGATCGCCAGAAACTTGCCGAAAGCTTTGTTTCTCCAAACCATTAATCCGATTCCTCCTCTACCATTTTTTGATATACTACTCTATTAAATATAAGTAGAAGAGTTTTTAAAGTAAATCATTTAAACCAAATTAGCGATTAAAATTTACAATTTTATGCGTTTCACGTCATGAAGAGAATAAAACCAGGGGGAACCGGGTATTTTATGATCGGCAGGAAGACTGAACTACATGACAATAGGAGGTTATCCGATGGACAGTCAACGCGCTAAAGAGATTGTCGCTTCCCCTACCATGGTCAACGTAACCTACGATGGCGAACCGGTTTACATTCAACACGTGGACGAAAAGAAAGAAACCGCACGGATCTATCCGTTAGGTCAACCGGAGAACGAAAAAGAAGTACCCTTATCCCAACTGAATGAACAATGAAAATAAAGGCAGAAGGCTCTTTATGAGAGCTCCTTCTGCCTCATTTTTTACGCACCGCTCATTTAGTTTACATAACATTTGTTATGTCGCTTATGGGCGCACCAGCTAATACCATCGCATTGATGCCGTTCACGAAGGCCTGACCGCTCGCTTTGATGATGTCAGTGTCCATGGCGCGTCCTGTGTAGGTTTTTCCTCCTGCTTCCAGCTGAATATTTACCCGACCAATCGCTTCTTTCCCATGGGAAATGCTGTTGATCTTATAGGAAGTCAGTTTGGCGTCGATGCCGGTTAACGACTTGATTGCACTGTAAAGCGCGTCGATCGGGCCATCTCCAATCGCGCTGCCCTTCCGCTCTTGTCCGTTGATCTTTAAGGTAACGGTGGCCGTTGGGCAAATGTCATTCGTCACGACTTGGAACGAAGTCAGCTCGAACAGCGGATGACCGGAATCGCTTTGTTCTTGATGTTCACTAATCAGGTAATATAGGTCATGGTCGTACACTTCTTTTTTCGCATCGGCCAATGTCAAAAACCGTTGGAATAACCGTTCAAACCCCACGGC
This region includes:
- a CDS encoding small acid-soluble spore protein H; protein product: MDSQRAKEIVASPTMVNVTYDGEPVYIQHVDEKKETARIYPLGQPENEKEVPLSQLNEQ